Proteins encoded in a region of the Planctomycetota bacterium genome:
- a CDS encoding toxin-antitoxin system HicB family antitoxin: MGEREQEVMRKAQELCQQSPDWVTFFRSVLGVGGVVRETFKTPEELATFERTTEYAELQLMMARLRERGDDASSKEPTRVITVRLPQSLHESLRLEAHERRTSMNKLCISKLLQLIDNQLVPVE, translated from the coding sequence ATGGGTGAACGGGAACAAGAGGTCATGCGCAAGGCTCAAGAGCTGTGCCAACAATCGCCTGACTGGGTGACTTTTTTCCGGTCGGTGTTGGGTGTCGGCGGAGTGGTGCGCGAGACCTTCAAAACCCCGGAAGAGCTGGCCACGTTCGAGCGGACCACTGAGTATGCCGAGCTGCAGCTCATGATGGCCCGGCTGCGCGAGCGGGGTGACGATGCGTCGAGCAAGGAGCCGACCCGCGTCATTACCGTCCGGCTGCCACAAAGCTTGCACGAATCGCTCCGGCTCGAGGCCCACGAGCGCCGCACCAGCATGAACAAGCTGTGCATTTCGAAGTTGCTCCAGTTGATCGACAATCAACTGGTGCCGGTCGAATAA
- a CDS encoding SLC13 family permease, producing the protein MEWKALVTLAVVGGVLVLLMSPRAKADIVLIGAVTVLLALGILTSQQALDGLANEGMVTVAVLYIVSAAVRETGGIDWIAHRTLGRPKTSTEAVARLVVPTTVMSAFVNNTPLVAMLIPVVSDWCKKNRVSPSKLMIPLSYAAILGGTCTLIGTSTNLVVEGLLRKHNDSLPEAARAGAHYLGMFDITWVGVPAALIGGVFLILGSKILPDRQPALSELDDPRQYTIEMMVPQDSPLIGQTIEQAGLRHLPGVFLAEIDRGGRILPAVSPDETLYGGDRLVFVGIVESVVDLQRLRGLQPATDQVFKLSEPRSSRCLTEAVVSDTCPLVGQTIRDGRFRSRYNAAILAVARNGERLKQKVGDIVLQPGDTLLMESSPSFVEEHKNRRDFFLVSRLEDSNPPRHDRAPLALAILVAMVVVVGLGWMSMLKAGLLASALMILTRCCSISAARRSIDLETLLAIAASFALGKALDTTNAAEIIATRMIDLAGEQPWVTLGIVYLITLVVTELITNNAAAALMFPFAMATAEKLNVSPMPFVIVIMMAASAGFATPIGYQTNLMVYGPGGYRFSDYVKIGVPLDILIMIVTVAVTPFVWPF; encoded by the coding sequence TTGGAATGGAAGGCCCTGGTGACCCTGGCCGTGGTGGGGGGCGTGCTGGTTCTGCTGATGTCACCCCGGGCCAAGGCCGACATCGTCCTAATCGGCGCGGTCACCGTGCTGCTAGCTCTGGGCATCCTCACCAGCCAGCAAGCCCTTGACGGGTTGGCCAACGAAGGGATGGTGACCGTCGCGGTTCTGTACATCGTCAGTGCCGCGGTGCGCGAAACCGGCGGCATCGACTGGATCGCCCATCGCACCTTGGGGCGTCCTAAAACTTCGACCGAGGCCGTCGCCCGGCTGGTGGTGCCGACCACGGTGATGAGCGCCTTTGTCAACAATACGCCCCTGGTGGCCATGCTCATTCCAGTGGTCAGCGACTGGTGCAAGAAAAATCGGGTCTCGCCGTCCAAACTGATGATCCCGTTGAGCTACGCCGCCATCCTGGGGGGGACTTGCACCCTGATCGGCACCAGCACCAACTTGGTCGTCGAAGGATTGCTGCGGAAGCATAACGACAGTCTTCCCGAGGCGGCCCGGGCCGGGGCCCACTACCTGGGCATGTTCGATATCACTTGGGTCGGCGTGCCGGCCGCACTCATCGGTGGCGTCTTCCTGATTCTCGGCTCCAAGATTCTTCCCGATCGCCAACCCGCGTTGAGCGAACTGGACGACCCGCGGCAGTACACCATCGAAATGATGGTCCCGCAGGACAGCCCCTTGATTGGCCAGACGATCGAACAAGCCGGCCTGCGTCACTTGCCGGGAGTGTTCTTGGCCGAGATCGATCGCGGTGGGCGCATCCTGCCTGCCGTCTCGCCCGACGAGACGCTATACGGTGGCGACCGGCTGGTGTTTGTGGGCATCGTCGAGTCGGTGGTCGATCTGCAGCGCCTGCGCGGCTTGCAGCCCGCCACTGACCAGGTGTTCAAGCTGAGCGAGCCACGCAGCAGTCGGTGTTTGACTGAGGCGGTGGTGTCGGACACCTGCCCTCTGGTGGGCCAGACGATTCGCGACGGCCGGTTTCGCTCGCGCTATAACGCGGCCATTCTGGCCGTGGCTCGCAATGGTGAGCGCCTGAAGCAAAAGGTCGGCGACATCGTCCTGCAACCGGGTGACACCTTGCTGATGGAAAGCTCGCCGTCATTCGTCGAAGAGCATAAGAACCGGCGCGACTTCTTCCTGGTCAGCCGATTGGAGGATTCCAACCCGCCGCGGCACGATCGGGCGCCCCTCGCGCTGGCCATCCTGGTGGCGATGGTGGTCGTCGTCGGGCTGGGCTGGATGAGCATGTTGAAGGCGGGCCTACTGGCTTCGGCCCTGATGATCCTGACGCGGTGCTGCTCGATCAGCGCGGCGCGGCGGAGCATCGACCTGGAAACGCTGCTGGCGATTGCCGCCTCGTTCGCCTTGGGCAAGGCACTCGATACGACGAACGCCGCCGAGATCATCGCCACGCGGATGATCGACCTGGCCGGCGAACAGCCTTGGGTAACGCTGGGGATCGTCTACCTGATCACGCTAGTCGTTACCGAGCTAATCACCAACAACGCCGCGGCGGCGCTGATGTTTCCGTTCGCGATGGCCACGGCCGAGAAATTGAACGTCAGTCCAATGCCGTTTGTGATCGTAATCATGATGGCCGCCAGCGCCGGGTTCGCCACGCCGATCGGGTATCAGACGAACCTGATGGTCTACGGTCCCGGCGGTTATCGCTTCAGCGACTACGTGAAGATTGGCGTGCCGCTTGACATTTTGATCATGATCGTCACCGTGGCCGTCACGCCATTCGTTTGGCCATTCTAG
- a CDS encoding amino acid ABC transporter ATP-binding protein: MIDIRGVCKRFGPRVILDDVSLSIRQGETVALIGPSGGGKSTLLRCINGLNTLDQGEVRVGPHSLAPNGSGRGNGRATRDVRRLVGMVFQDFQLFPHLTAIENVVLGPMRVLGRSNAEARRAGQQLLDRVGLGDRCDAYPQQLSGGQKQRVAIARALAMQPQALLCDEITSALDPELKYEVLEVLTNLKREGMTLVVVTHEIGFARRAADRVFVLCGGRVIEEGPPCDVIDAPRAQRTQEFLRNVLA; encoded by the coding sequence CTGATCGACATTCGGGGCGTCTGCAAGCGGTTTGGCCCGCGCGTCATCTTGGACGATGTCAGCCTGTCGATCCGGCAAGGCGAGACCGTGGCCCTGATTGGCCCCAGCGGCGGCGGCAAGAGCACGCTGCTACGCTGCATCAACGGACTGAACACGCTCGACCAAGGCGAGGTCCGCGTTGGACCGCACTCGCTCGCGCCGAATGGCTCGGGCCGGGGCAACGGCCGCGCCACTCGTGATGTCCGCCGGCTGGTCGGCATGGTGTTCCAGGATTTCCAGTTGTTCCCACATTTGACGGCGATCGAGAACGTGGTGCTGGGGCCAATGCGCGTGCTGGGGCGTTCCAATGCCGAGGCCCGCAGGGCCGGCCAGCAACTGCTCGACCGCGTGGGGCTGGGGGACCGTTGTGATGCTTATCCGCAGCAACTGTCAGGCGGCCAGAAGCAACGGGTGGCGATTGCCCGAGCGCTGGCCATGCAGCCCCAGGCACTGCTTTGCGACGAGATTACCAGCGCCCTGGACCCCGAGCTGAAGTACGAAGTACTCGAAGTGCTCACCAATCTAAAGCGCGAAGGGATGACGCTAGTTGTGGTGACCCACGAGATCGGCTTTGCCCGGCGCGCGGCCGATCGGGTGTTCGTCCTGTGCGGCGGTCGTGTGATCGAAGAAGGTCCGCCTTGCGACGTGATCGACGCCCCGCGTGCCCAACGGACGCAAGAGTTCTTGCGCAACGTGCTGGCGTAA
- a CDS encoding HAD family phosphatase, which translates to MTVNDSPIGSRPRRIRAVVFDLDGLMFNTEDLYQGVGTELLRRRDRDFPPELLDRMMGRPGRVSLQIMIDWHQLTDTVEQLQLETEQIFEGILDTKLATMPGLIELLASLEAVGIPKAIATSSGRRFATNVLGKFTLEPRFSFVMTSEDVTDGKPHPEIYLKAAHRLQIAPHQMMVLEDSQNGCRAAVAAGAVAVAVPGGHSLRHDFAGAMLVADSLADHRIYELLEIPRTS; encoded by the coding sequence ATGACGGTCAACGATTCGCCAATTGGTTCGCGGCCGCGTCGGATTCGCGCCGTGGTCTTCGACCTCGACGGCTTGATGTTCAATACCGAGGATTTGTACCAGGGGGTCGGGACCGAGTTGCTGCGCCGCCGCGATCGCGACTTTCCGCCCGAGCTGCTCGACCGGATGATGGGGCGGCCAGGGCGCGTGTCGCTGCAGATCATGATCGACTGGCATCAGCTTACGGACACCGTCGAACAGTTGCAGTTGGAGACCGAGCAAATCTTCGAGGGGATCCTCGACACCAAGCTCGCCACCATGCCCGGCTTGATCGAGTTGCTGGCGTCGCTTGAAGCGGTGGGCATCCCCAAAGCGATCGCCACCAGCAGCGGCCGCCGCTTCGCTACCAACGTGCTGGGCAAGTTCACGCTCGAGCCGCGATTCAGTTTTGTGATGACCTCCGAAGATGTCACCGACGGCAAGCCGCACCCGGAGATTTACCTGAAAGCCGCCCATCGACTGCAAATCGCGCCGCACCAGATGATGGTCCTCGAAGACAGTCAAAATGGCTGTCGCGCCGCCGTGGCAGCCGGAGCGGTGGCCGTCGCGGTGCCCGGCGGGCACAGTCTGCGGCATGATTTCGCCGGCGCGATGCTGGTGGCCGACAGTCTGGCCGATCACCGGATTTACGAATTGCTCGAGATTCCGCGCACCTCGTAA
- a CDS encoding CoA pyrophosphatase — translation MPNDLPAELARRIAAGLPGPAVQAAYAPTMSYGRHFDRPAHDARRAAVVALLYPHLGAWHLPLVVRAETLAHHAGQVSLPGGHIEPGETSDQAALRELEEELGVPRAEVKLLGPLSPVYVFSSNFDMQPWLAVVDRRIDMRPEPSEVSRLIELPLAALLDRGNYGSHERRRGEFGFTVPHLSWQQDHIWGATLLVLGELAAICDDLLSPV, via the coding sequence TTGCCCAACGATCTGCCGGCGGAACTTGCGCGTCGAATCGCGGCCGGACTGCCCGGGCCAGCGGTCCAAGCGGCGTATGCGCCGACGATGAGTTATGGCCGACACTTTGACAGGCCGGCGCACGATGCGCGCCGCGCGGCCGTCGTCGCGCTGTTGTATCCGCACCTGGGGGCCTGGCATTTGCCGCTGGTGGTCCGCGCCGAAACGCTCGCGCACCATGCCGGCCAGGTGAGCCTGCCCGGCGGACATATCGAGCCGGGCGAGACGAGCGATCAGGCGGCGCTGAGAGAACTCGAAGAAGAACTCGGCGTGCCGCGCGCCGAGGTCAAGCTGCTTGGGCCGCTGTCGCCGGTGTATGTCTTTTCGAGCAACTTCGACATGCAGCCCTGGCTGGCCGTGGTCGATCGACGGATCGACATGCGTCCCGAGCCGAGCGAGGTTTCGCGGCTGATCGAATTGCCGCTGGCGGCGCTGCTCGACCGGGGCAACTATGGCAGCCACGAGCGCCGACGGGGCGAATTTGGTTTCACCGTGCCTCATTTGTCGTGGCAGCAGGACCACATCTGGGGGGCCACGCTGCTGGTCCTTGGCGAATTGGCGGCGATTTGCGACGATCTGTTATCGCCGGTTTGA
- a CDS encoding amidohydrolase gives MTDLELMQALDRQLSHVWLVRTFLKHSEEMEESDELPEVVRELYDYCLAVGPALKNNDPVEYLKVARKKLSRLQRSVEQYEEILPNVSTHTNFKMALQSLRVAVEEIARLLAPAPAVP, from the coding sequence ATGACCGATCTCGAACTGATGCAAGCGCTCGACCGGCAGCTCAGCCATGTCTGGCTGGTGCGCACCTTCCTGAAGCATTCGGAAGAGATGGAAGAGAGCGATGAGCTACCCGAGGTGGTGCGCGAGCTATACGACTATTGCCTGGCGGTGGGACCGGCGCTCAAGAACAACGACCCCGTCGAATACCTGAAGGTGGCCCGCAAGAAGCTCAGCCGCTTGCAACGCTCGGTTGAGCAATACGAAGAAATCCTGCCGAATGTTTCGACCCACACCAATTTCAAGATGGCGCTCCAGTCGCTGCGCGTGGCCGTTGAAGAAATCGCCCGGCTGCTGGCCCCAGCGCCGGCCGTCCCATGA
- a CDS encoding type II toxin-antitoxin system VapC family toxin: MKIVDASVGFKWLVPEQDSDKAFSLQAEELHAPDFFPVEVTNAIHVSALRGRVVDAQLLLDDLIPRMPILHSSADLLTRSLEIATQFRRSIYDSLYVALAEREQCQLVTADQKLLNSLRGHFTFIVDLASLP, translated from the coding sequence ATGAAAATCGTAGACGCCAGCGTCGGCTTCAAATGGCTCGTGCCTGAGCAAGACTCTGACAAGGCATTCTCGCTGCAAGCCGAAGAACTTCACGCGCCCGACTTTTTCCCCGTTGAGGTCACGAACGCCATCCACGTTTCGGCACTTCGTGGCCGAGTAGTCGACGCTCAGTTGCTATTGGATGATCTGATCCCACGGATGCCAATCCTGCATTCGTCGGCCGACTTGCTAACACGGTCGTTGGAAATTGCCACCCAGTTTCGTCGCAGCATCTACGATTCGCTGTATGTCGCCCTCGCCGAGCGCGAACAATGCCAACTGGTGACGGCTGACCAGAAACTCTTGAACAGTTTGCGCGGCCATTTTACTTTCATCGTGGATCTGGCGTCGCTGCCGTAG
- a CDS encoding FtsX-like permease family protein has product MSHGARPPTFARLVFDSLRYHWRTQLAVALGAAVGTAVLVGALLVGDSVRGSLRRLTLDRLGRVDAALVAPLLFRQDLADELAHRGQLPSEYRVIAPGLMMEASLAQPRDAASEGVLRANRVSLFAVDRRFWQCDLAPHDAASRALAPKEILLNRPLADRLRVKAGDDVLVRLTPPSDVPRDSALGRKTGTLREMRLRVRAVIAAEGLGRFSLRPDQSTPLNAYMNLADLQAELKRPNRINMLLVAGDNPNSVPTPVAHNALQAALRPTIEDFELEVTANPLGFFVMSSRRMMLAPPVETAAVRAAGERATQPALTYLANTIAPVRAFNLWSSKLSRWQLLAMNAAIFPQGETPYSTISAIDFPPKPPLGPLIDVEGLAIAPLADDEIVLNDWAARDLQVAVGDSIRIDYFEPESTHGLPRERSAMFRLTGIVALAGRAADRSLTPELPGVTDKESLRNWDPPFPFDNERVRPKDERYWKQYRTTPKAFVSLAAGRKLWGSRFGDTTSVRVAPAKGEMANDAAAEKLAEAWKPDPVAAGLAFQPIRAEGLAASSGTTPFEGLFLGFSMFLIISAVMLVALLFRLGVEQRAAEIGILLSIGWTRGRVRRWLLVEGLAVAMLGGFLGIGLGLGHAWLMLAGLRNWWVAAVREPFLQLHVTNQSLAVGYLCGVIASLVAILWGLWQLRHTTARQLLAGIVVDQSGLIARRSRWSMVMALVAGAGAIALSVFAGKLSGPAQAGAFFGAGFLILVAALALLWARLVAGTTGVLTGTGPMAMVRLALRNGTRFPSRSALTIGLMASASFLILAISAFRLDPPTVTSDKHTGSGGFALLAESDQPIYQNLNDADERIELAFSDRDDQLLDKAHTRFFPLRVNAGDDASCLNLYQVRQPRVLGAPVALREQGGFSWAASGGENPWLALAATDDPKHAVPVVLDQATAIYSLHLSGSIGDRLTITDGRGQPLDLVVVGLLQNSLLQGSLVMSEENLLRHFPDVSGYKYFLIDVDAADLKSVSDLLNRRLGDYGFDVRPTADVLAEFFAVQNTYLETFRSLGGLGLLLGTFGMAVVQLRSILERRRELALMQAVGFARGRLAQMVLFENTALLVTGLLVGTLAALVAFLPHLGVGHGAVGAAGVPWQSMAVTIGGVLAVGTLASLSAVRAVLVTPVLDGLRAE; this is encoded by the coding sequence ATGAGCCATGGCGCGCGCCCGCCCACGTTCGCGCGACTGGTGTTCGACAGCTTGCGCTATCACTGGCGCACTCAACTGGCCGTGGCGCTCGGCGCCGCGGTGGGAACCGCCGTGCTGGTCGGCGCGCTGTTGGTCGGCGACTCGGTGCGCGGCAGCTTGCGTCGGCTGACGCTCGATCGATTGGGGCGCGTCGACGCGGCGTTGGTGGCGCCACTGCTGTTTCGCCAAGACCTGGCCGACGAACTGGCCCACCGGGGTCAATTGCCCAGCGAGTATCGAGTGATCGCACCGGGGCTGATGATGGAAGCCAGCTTGGCTCAGCCGCGCGACGCGGCGAGCGAGGGCGTGCTGCGGGCGAATCGTGTCTCGCTTTTCGCCGTTGACCGCCGATTCTGGCAGTGCGACCTCGCGCCCCACGACGCGGCCAGCCGAGCCCTCGCGCCCAAGGAGATCCTGCTCAACCGCCCGCTGGCCGATCGGCTGCGTGTGAAAGCGGGAGATGATGTGTTGGTGCGACTGACGCCCCCCAGCGATGTACCGCGCGACAGCGCGCTGGGGCGTAAGACCGGCACGCTGAGAGAAATGCGCCTGCGCGTGCGCGCCGTGATCGCCGCCGAGGGGCTGGGGCGATTCAGCCTGCGGCCCGATCAATCGACGCCGCTGAACGCCTACATGAATTTGGCCGACTTACAGGCCGAGTTGAAGCGGCCGAATCGGATCAACATGTTGCTGGTCGCGGGGGACAACCCAAACAGCGTCCCCACGCCGGTGGCTCACAACGCCTTGCAGGCGGCACTGCGACCGACGATCGAGGACTTTGAACTGGAAGTCACGGCCAATCCGCTAGGGTTCTTCGTGATGTCGAGCCGGCGGATGATGCTCGCGCCGCCGGTCGAGACCGCCGCTGTCCGTGCGGCGGGTGAGCGAGCGACGCAGCCTGCGCTGACCTACTTGGCCAACACGATTGCGCCAGTGCGAGCGTTCAATCTCTGGTCGTCGAAGCTCTCGCGCTGGCAATTGCTCGCAATGAACGCGGCAATCTTCCCGCAAGGGGAAACGCCTTACTCGACGATCTCGGCGATCGACTTCCCGCCCAAGCCGCCACTGGGACCGCTGATCGATGTCGAAGGTCTGGCCATCGCGCCGTTGGCCGACGATGAAATCGTCCTCAACGACTGGGCCGCTCGCGACTTGCAGGTCGCGGTCGGCGACTCGATTCGGATCGACTATTTCGAGCCCGAGAGCACGCACGGCCTGCCGCGTGAGCGCAGCGCGATGTTTCGCCTGACGGGGATTGTCGCGTTGGCGGGGCGGGCGGCTGACCGCAGCTTGACGCCGGAACTTCCCGGCGTGACAGATAAAGAGTCGCTGCGAAATTGGGATCCGCCGTTTCCGTTCGACAACGAGCGAGTTCGCCCCAAGGACGAGCGCTATTGGAAGCAGTACCGCACCACGCCCAAGGCGTTCGTGTCGCTGGCGGCGGGGCGCAAACTGTGGGGTAGCCGCTTCGGCGATACGACGAGCGTGCGCGTCGCCCCGGCCAAGGGGGAAATGGCAAACGACGCGGCTGCCGAAAAGTTGGCCGAAGCGTGGAAGCCCGACCCGGTGGCCGCCGGGCTGGCCTTTCAACCGATCCGGGCCGAAGGGTTGGCCGCGTCGAGCGGCACCACGCCGTTTGAAGGACTGTTTCTCGGCTTCAGCATGTTCCTGATTATCTCGGCCGTGATGCTGGTGGCGTTGCTGTTCCGATTGGGAGTCGAGCAGCGCGCCGCCGAGATTGGCATTCTGTTGTCGATCGGCTGGACGCGCGGGCGCGTGCGCCGCTGGCTGCTGGTCGAGGGACTGGCCGTGGCGATGCTCGGCGGTTTCTTGGGCATTGGGCTCGGGCTGGGACACGCCTGGCTGATGTTGGCGGGCTTGCGCAATTGGTGGGTGGCGGCGGTGCGCGAGCCGTTCTTGCAACTGCACGTGACGAACCAGAGCTTGGCCGTGGGCTACCTGTGCGGCGTGATCGCGTCGCTGGTGGCGATTCTGTGGGGGTTGTGGCAGTTGCGACATACCACGGCCCGGCAACTGCTGGCTGGGATCGTCGTCGATCAGTCAGGACTTATTGCGCGGCGAAGCCGCTGGTCAATGGTGATGGCGCTCGTCGCCGGCGCCGGGGCGATCGCGTTGTCGGTGTTTGCCGGCAAGCTCTCGGGGCCGGCGCAGGCCGGCGCGTTCTTTGGCGCTGGATTTCTGATCCTGGTGGCGGCGCTGGCGCTGTTGTGGGCGCGGCTGGTGGCCGGAACCACCGGCGTACTGACCGGCACGGGGCCGATGGCGATGGTTCGCTTGGCGCTGCGCAACGGGACGCGCTTTCCCAGCCGGAGCGCTCTGACGATCGGATTGATGGCATCGGCTAGTTTCCTCATCCTGGCGATCAGCGCCTTTCGGCTCGATCCACCAACGGTAACGAGCGACAAGCACACCGGCTCCGGGGGCTTTGCCCTGCTGGCCGAAAGTGACCAGCCGATCTACCAGAACCTGAACGACGCTGACGAGCGGATCGAACTGGCGTTCTCCGACCGGGACGATCAACTACTCGACAAGGCTCACACCCGGTTCTTCCCACTGCGCGTCAACGCCGGCGACGACGCCAGTTGCTTGAACCTTTACCAGGTACGCCAGCCGCGCGTGCTGGGCGCGCCGGTGGCGCTGCGCGAGCAGGGCGGGTTTTCTTGGGCCGCAAGCGGCGGCGAAAACCCTTGGCTGGCCCTGGCGGCGACGGACGACCCGAAACACGCCGTGCCGGTGGTACTGGACCAGGCCACGGCGATTTACAGCCTGCACCTCAGTGGCAGCATCGGCGACCGGCTGACCATTACCGACGGTCGCGGCCAGCCGCTCGATCTGGTCGTCGTCGGGTTGCTGCAAAACAGCTTGCTGCAGGGCTCGCTGGTGATGAGCGAAGAGAATCTGCTGCGACACTTTCCCGATGTCTCGGGCTACAAGTATTTCCTGATCGACGTCGACGCGGCCGATCTCAAATCGGTGTCCGACTTGTTGAACCGACGGCTGGGCGACTATGGCTTTGACGTGCGGCCGACGGCCGACGTGCTGGCCGAGTTCTTTGCCGTGCAGAACACTTACTTGGAAACATTTCGCAGCCTGGGTGGCCTGGGGTTGCTGCTTGGCACGTTCGGTATGGCGGTTGTGCAGTTGCGCAGCATTTTGGAACGGCGACGCGAACTGGCGTTGATGCAGGCCGTCGGGTTCGCGCGCGGTCGGCTGGCCCAGATGGTCCTGTTCGAGAACACCGCGCTGTTGGTCACGGGGTTGCTGGTCGGAACCTTGGCGGCCCTGGTGGCGTTCTTGCCACACCTGGGCGTGGGGCACGGCGCCGTCGGCGCGGCAGGTGTCCCCTGGCAGTCGATGGCCGTCACCATCGGAGGCGTTCTAGCCGTCGGCACCTTGGCCAGTCTGTCAGCGGTGCGAGCGGTGCTGGTCACACCTGTGCTGGATGGGTTAAGGGCGGAATGA
- a CDS encoding ABC transporter ATP-binding protein, translating to MSELVVDKITKQYVTRAEPLEVLRGCSLKLARGENLAILGPSGSGKSTLLQIIGTLDTPTSGTVRLAGEDPFSLDPTDLANFRNHRIGFVFQDHHLLPQCTVYENVLLPTLASSGATLEACRHADMLIERVGLSARRDHRPGELSGGERQRAAIARALICKPLLLLADEPTGNLDHSTAQAVADLLFTLQHEEQTMLIVVTHSLELATRFQRSVELDQGRLVERHQAGAATETAR from the coding sequence ATGTCGGAACTTGTTGTCGATAAAATCACCAAGCAATACGTCACCCGGGCCGAACCGCTCGAGGTGCTGCGCGGGTGCTCGTTGAAACTGGCGCGGGGCGAAAACCTGGCCATCCTGGGCCCCAGCGGCTCGGGCAAGAGCACGCTGTTGCAAATCATCGGCACGCTCGATACTCCTACATCGGGCACGGTGCGGTTGGCGGGGGAAGACCCGTTCTCGCTCGACCCGACCGACCTGGCCAATTTCCGCAACCATCGGATCGGCTTCGTGTTTCAGGATCATCACCTGTTGCCGCAATGCACGGTGTACGAGAACGTGCTGCTTCCCACCTTGGCGTCGTCGGGGGCCACGCTCGAAGCGTGCCGGCACGCCGATATGTTGATCGAGCGAGTGGGGCTGTCGGCGCGGCGCGACCATCGGCCCGGGGAACTCTCGGGGGGCGAGCGCCAGCGCGCGGCCATCGCCCGGGCGCTGATCTGCAAACCCCTGTTGCTATTGGCGGACGAGCCGACCGGCAACTTGGATCACTCGACGGCCCAGGCAGTGGCCGACCTGCTGTTTACGTTGCAGCATGAGGAGCAGACGATGCTGATCGTCGTGACGCACAGCCTGGAACTGGCTACGCGATTCCAGCGCTCGGTAGAGCTCGATCAAGGCCGGCTTGTTGAGCGTCATCAGGCCGGAGCGGCGACGGAGACGGCGCGATGA
- a CDS encoding terpene cyclase/mutase family protein: protein MRRRWRLTESTEPEQTSAPQAAPLPYLERLTVRLATGVAQLDERTRQRHAQFLLAAQRDDGGFAGREGPSDLYYTGFALRSLAILGQLDGPVAQRAATFLAKQLHAQVPIIDFLSLVYSGRLLELAAGVDVFADAASEWRRNVAGALERFRRADGGYAKADEGQSSSTYYSFLMVLCLQLIGQPVVEPDKLLGFVRGRQRLDGGFVELGPMQRSGTNPTAAAVGLQLALGALEPSMRNCVIDFLAEMQTDEGGLRANTRIPIADLLSTFTGLLTLVDLQATETIDLAEVARYVQSLEVETGGFLGAEWDSGTDVEYAFYGLGALALLKTLDANAG, encoded by the coding sequence ATGCGGCGGAGGTGGCGATTGACCGAATCGACTGAACCTGAGCAGACCTCCGCTCCACAAGCAGCGCCTCTCCCTTACCTGGAACGGCTGACCGTGCGCCTGGCCACGGGCGTGGCCCAACTAGACGAGCGCACGCGACAACGGCACGCGCAGTTTTTGCTGGCGGCCCAGCGCGATGATGGTGGCTTCGCGGGGCGCGAAGGCCCGAGCGATCTCTACTACACCGGCTTTGCGCTGCGCAGCCTGGCGATCCTGGGTCAGCTTGACGGCCCGGTGGCCCAGCGCGCCGCTACGTTCCTGGCCAAACAGTTGCACGCGCAAGTACCAATCATCGACTTCCTGTCGCTGGTCTACAGCGGTCGGCTGTTGGAATTGGCCGCGGGCGTCGACGTCTTCGCAGACGCCGCGTCCGAATGGCGCAGGAACGTGGCCGGCGCGCTCGAGCGGTTTCGTCGCGCCGACGGCGGCTATGCCAAGGCCGACGAGGGGCAATCGAGCAGCACCTACTATTCGTTCCTAATGGTGCTGTGCTTGCAGTTGATCGGCCAGCCGGTTGTCGAGCCCGACAAGTTGCTCGGCTTTGTCCGCGGCCGCCAGCGGCTCGACGGCGGGTTTGTCGAGTTGGGACCGATGCAGCGGAGCGGCACCAACCCGACCGCGGCCGCCGTGGGGTTGCAACTGGCGCTGGGGGCGCTCGAACCTTCGATGCGGAACTGCGTGATCGATTTCTTGGCTGAAATGCAGACCGACGAAGGGGGTCTGAGAGCTAACACCCGAATTCCCATCGCTGATCTGCTGAGCACATTCACTGGGCTATTGACACTGGTCGACTTGCAGGCGACCGAAACGATCGACCTGGCCGAGGTGGCACGATATGTTCAATCGCTCGAAGTCGAGACCGGTGGCTTCTTGGGGGCTGAGTGGGACTCGGGGACCGATGTGGAATATGCGTTCTATGGCCTGGGCGCGCTGGCGCTACTGAAAACCCTTGACGCCAACGCTGGATGA